TTTTCCCGCTCCCGTTAGGGCCTCTTACGGCCAACCGGTCGCCGCGGTTCAGATAGAAGGTGAGCTTATTAAAAAGCGGTTGATCTTCGTAACCAAAACAGATGTCCTTCACTTGGATAAGGGTACGGCCGCCGAAAGCTTCCCCTTCCAGCTCCATGTTCAGCTTAGGACCGCTTCGCGGTTTATCCACCCGCTCTGCTTCCAGCCGTTCCAGCGCTTTTTCCTTGGCATGATATCTTGAGATGTTCTTCTTGGCCTTGGCCTTGTAAAAGCTGGCGGTGATCTTGACGTCATTTACGTCCCCGGCCGCGTTATGCGCTTTATGGAACCACTCCTCATATCTTCGGATCGATTCCTCCAGCGCTTTGCGGGCCAGCTCCTGCTTCCGGTAAAGCGTCTCTTGTTCGCGCAGCTCCCGTTCCTTTTCGCGGCGGTAATCCGTATATCCTCCCCGGTAACGCCGAAGTTCCTCCGAGGTCAGCTCACATACGGAGGTTGCTACCCGATCGATGAATTCCCTGTCATGGGAAACAAACAACACAGTGCCTTTATAGGACGACACCAGCCACTGCTCCAGCCAGACCAAGCTCTCGCTGTCCAAATGGTTCGTGGGCTCGTCGAGCAGTAAAAATTTCGGTGCCGATACAAGGAGCCCTGACAGCATGACCTTCGTCTTCTGGCCTCCGCTCAGCTCGCGGTAGGATACGGGCCACACCTCTGGCCCGATGCCCAGCATCGTCATCGCTTTCTCCACCTCGGTCTCCCACTGGAAACCGTTCTGGGACTCGTAACGCTCCAGCAGATTGCCATATTGCTCAAGCAATGGTTCCATTTCGACAGGACTGCCGCCATTCATCTGCTGCTCGACGCCGGCAAGCTGAAGCTTCAGCTGCCATAATGAAGGATGACTGCGGCTGCGCACCGTATCGATGGCACTCCTATCGATTTCGTCCGGCTCATCCTGCTGCCTGAGCCAGCCCCAGCGCTCTCGCGGGAGAATCGCCTCCACAACGCCGGAGGTCGGCTCAAGCTCACCGGCCAGGATGGAGAGGAGCGTGGTTTTGCCGGTACCGTTGCGCCCATACAGCGCAATCCGTTCTCCTTCCGCCACCTCCAGCTGAATGTCTTCAAACAGCGGCCTTCCTTGGAGCTCCATACTTATATCTTTCGCTTTTAGAATCATAGTCATATCGTCTCATCCTCTCTCTTTGAAAAAACTAAAAAACCGCAAGCGATGGCCTGCGGCGGATGTTATAAAGAGAGATATGGGTCTGGTCTGAATGAACGGGACGAATTTGCACGACCGACACTAACTTCGGCTGTTCATTCCAGTCCAGCCTTGACTGCTATTGAAATGAAGCTCAATAACCTCGCCGTTAGCGGAAGCTGCAAATCCGTTCCATGGATGTGATTGTATTTCATTAGAGTACCATTTCAACATAACAAAAAGAGGCACCCCAGTCACATTGTTCAGACACACCAAATCTCTCCTCTACCGCCGTAGAGAAACGCCTGCAAACCACATGCAGTTGTTTAGAGAAAAGGGTGTCTTACTTCATTGGACTAGGTTACCTCGCATTCTTGGAATGAAATTATGGTCATTATAACAGATATTCTGCGCTTGTAAAAGGGGTAAACTCATCTCGCCCGTGTCGGTCAACACTGCCGTCAACCGTCTGGATGACCAAATCTTTGCAAGGAACTAATGTCCCTCCTATATTTCGTCGTCGACCCATACCGTGTTCGGAGACACGTTATAAGGGCCTAGCTGCTTCGGAGAAAACGAATACGGCGAGTGTTCGTCCTTCAGCCACATATTCCCCTTGATGATGAAGATATACGCGGCGATAACAAAATAAACCGAGCCCAAAATCCAATCCCACGCACTTGCCAGATTGTAACTAACGATATGATAGATATACCAGCCGCCGATCGGAAAATGAAACAGCAGGACGGCGCCCAAGCCGGGATTGTATATCGTTCTTGCTTTGATGTTGGCAAATATGCCGTGCCAAATAAATTGGAAAAAGCCCATGAAGACGGGGGCAAGACCAAGCCAGATGAGATGCGGGACAAACACGGGAAGAAGATAAAACAGATAAGCGATGCCGAGATTGATGATCATAGCAGACTGCGTATTCAGCGGATAGCGTTCCGGATGCTCGCTTCGAAAAATGACGCCGTTAAACAGCCCTCCGAAATACCCCGGCCACCGATATTCTTCGAATTGATGCACCAATATCGCCACAAAGCTGAGCCATAAAATGACTTCGATTTCCGGCATGAGACTCCCATTGACCAACAATCCAATGCATACAAAGAAGGCGACAACGATGCCCAGATCCTGCCAATAATCTCTTAGAAATTTCATTTTCCTCGCTCCTTTGCTTCTCCATGTTCAGGAAAATAGCGCTCAAACAAAAAATCGATTTGCCGGTCGATGGGAGCAGGCTTGACCCCGGCTCCGGATTCGAGCAGCGGCTTCATTAATGCAGGGAGAAAAATGGCGCCGAAAATTTGCGTAACCATCATCATTAATGAGTCCGGCCGTTTCTCCCCCGTGATCTCTGTAAACACCTTTTGAAGCTTATGAAATCCAGTTGCTTGCAAAAATTCCCCATACTCATGTTGGGACGCGAACATCGCCGAGCCGGCCGCTATCGTGTGCAGCACCAGCTCCGGATATTGCTGAATGACCTGAACGTAACGGGTTAAAAATAATTTCAATCGCTCCTTCGGTGGCACAGACACGTGATCGAGCACATCGAAGGTATCCCGGAAGCCGATCAGCAATCCCTTGATCGCCTCGTTGATCAGCTTGTCTTTCGAGCCAAAATAGTAATTGACAAGCGCGATGTTGGCGTCGGAACGGGAAGCAATCTTGCGAATCGTAACACTGTCGAATCCTTCCCGCTTGATTACATCTAGTGTCGTCTGCAAAATCTTCTCTTTGGTGTCATTGCTGTGGTCTGGCGATGCCATCGAACCCCTCCCTATCTATCCTGATGCAACAATTTATTAAACATTGTTTTAAACATTGTTTAATGAGAGTATACCACCCTTTTTATGACAAAGCAATCGTTAGAATTCTCCCGAAATTCCCCGCCAACGCGGTAAAAATCTGTACTTTTGCAGCATATTAAGTCGCTAGCCCTTCATGGGGGGCATTGGCAACGCTCTACCGGCAGCCCATCAAGCTTCGGTTAGATAAGCGCATCGTTACAGCAAAAAAAAGCCCTTGTCCTTTCAAGGACTTTTTTGTGTGTATGGTGCTTGTTATATGAATCGAACGGGAAATCGAAAGTTCGTAAATTCGGATTTCCGCAAACAAAAAACCCTTGTCACCAAGGGTTTTCGTTCTAACTATAAGCGGGTGATGGGAATCGAACCCACGCTACCAGCTTGGAAGGCTGGAGTTCTACCATTGAACTACACCCGCACATATACCTACAAAAGTGACGCTATGCTTCGGAGCATATTTCGATTACTTTTGCGAGGCCCTAATTCATAAGCGAATCGGGACGACACGATTTGAACATGCGACCCCCTGGTCCCAAACCAGGTGCTCTACCAAGCTGAGCTACGTCCCGATAATGAAGATGGCGTCTTTTGAAGACAAAAATAAATATACCATGTCGAACATATAATTTCAACATGTATTTTATGGAAAATGGATCGCCCGTATATTAAAGCAAACAGCATCCTTCCCGGGAAGGATGCTGTTTTACCTTGACCTGATATGAGGGCTGTGAAAGCACCTTGCCTATTTTTTGTCGAAGGTCACTTCCGGTGTCGTTAATTTATCATAAAAATCCACAATTTTGTCTTTATCCTCCGAAGCACGGAGTGCCATGGCGGAGCGCGGATGTTCGTCCAAGGTGCCTGTAATCATGTAAGGCATAATATAACCCCACTCTTCTTTTTCGCGAAGAGGGATCATGTAGCGCTCGATAATATCCAGTACCGGACGCAGCTCATACTTCGTGCCTTTCAGATGGGTAACCAGAAGCTCGGTCGGGCAGTTGCCGGCCGCACGTCCCATCCCGTACACGGATGCATCCAGAAGCTCAACGCCAAGATCTGCAGCGACCAGCGTGTTGGAGAACGCCATCTGCATGTTGTTATGGGTATGAACGCCCAGACGTTTGTTCGGCAGATGGGTCTTGAACTTATTTACAAGGTACTCCATATCTTTATGATCAAGGCTTCCGTAAGAATCGACGATGTAGACCACATCCACGACGCTCTCCTTGATCAGCTCAAAAGCTTCCAGCAGCTCGTTCTCCATCACGTTGGAGAGAGCCATAATGTTCAGCGTAGTCTCGTAACCACGATCGTGGAAGGTCTGAACCAGCGCAAGCGCCTTATCCACGTCTTTGATGTAACAAGCGACACGGATGAGATCCAACAAGCTTTCCTCGCGTGACAAAATATCGTCTTCATCCACACGGCCGATATCTACAAGGGCGGACAGTTTGGTCTTGCCTTTATGAGGAATCACTTCTCTGAGGAAGTCATCATCCAGAAAACGCCAAGGGCCCGCCTGATCAGCGCCTTTCAGCAGTTTAGGCGAATTTTTATAACCGATTTCCATATAGTCCACGCCAGCCTCATTCAGGCCCGCATATAAATTTTGTACAAATTCCACACTAAAACCCCAATTATTGACCAGTCCGCCATCGCGAATGGTACAGTCTACAATCTTTGTCTGACTACTCTTAATCATTCTAAGCTAAACTCCTCTCGGCAATTTTTCTCTTCATCATACTTGAATGCCGGTTGAAAAGTAAAGCAAAAACGTCCGAAAGACGGACGTTTTTCTAAGGGATATGGGACTCCCACTGACATCTTCATTTCATAGCAAGCGATTCAATCCATGACGACCTGGACCTGCTTAAGAATCCAGTCGGTGATGGTGCGAACGAGCACACCCGTTGCCCCTTTGGGATCCACGCCCCGCTCCTTGGATAAGTAAGCCGTACCTGCTATGTCAAAATGCACCCAGGGCAGCCCATCAGCAAATGTCCCTACAAAAAGACCACCCGTTATCGTCCCGCCTTCTCGGCCCGTCTGATTTCGTAAATCCGCCACCTCACTCTTCAATTTATCCCAGAACTCCGGATAGGATGGAAGCGGCCATATTTTTTCGCCGGCCCTCCGAGATGAGGTAATAAGCTCTTGCAAAAAGGTCTCATCATTAGTTACGGCCCCAGTGGCTATATCCCCAAGAGCCGAAACGACAGCACCTGTCAATGTGGCCACATCAATCAAACGCGAAGCCCCGAGCTGCTTGGCATAAGTTACTCCGTCCGCAAGCACAATACGTCCCTCAGCATCCGTATTCAATACTTCGATGGTGCGACCGCTCAACGTCGTGACAATATCACCGGGTTTAAAGGCACTACCGCTCATTACATTTTCCGCTGACGGAATCACCATCACTACATTTACCCTGGGACGAATCCGTCCGAGCGCTTCCATAACGCCCAGTACGGTAGCCGCCCCGCCCATGTCGCTGATCATATCCTCCATCCCAGATGCCCTCTTCAGCGATACACCACCGGTATCAAACGTAACCCCCTTACCAACAAGGCCAATCACATCCTCCCACGTCTCCCGTCCCTGATAACGGAGCGCAATCATGCGCGGTGGATGTATGCTGCCTTTACCTACGGCCAGAAGGCCGCCCATGCCCTTCTCGACAAGTCCTTCCTCGTCCAGTACCTGTGCTTCAAAACCGTTCCGTTTTGCAACCTGAAGTGCCTTCTGGGCCAAGTCTTCCGGCAACAGCATATTGCCGGGCAGGTTCGTTAAATCCCGTGCCAGACAGGTCGCTTCTCCAATCGCTGCCCCTAATGACATCCCCTTCGTCCACCCAGCTTCAAATTCCGCATCCATATCTTCTTCTATATAATAGAGGATTTCTTCTAAATTCGTTTGTTCGGCAGCATCACGCTTATAATGAGGTTTCCGATAGCTTCCGAGGATAAAACCTTCAGTTAAAGCCTGAGCAGCATCTTGGGGAGTCTGTTCGGCAGTGAAGTTGACCATCGTATTCGGAATTTGAATGGCAGCACTGCGTACACCCGATTTCACGGCGGCTTTCCCCGCTTGTGCTGAAAGCAGCCGCAGCTGCTCGGATGTCAAGATTCCTTCGGGGCGGCCCAGCCATATTAACAGGCGCGATTCACCTTCGATGCTCTCCGGCCATACGAATGACCGATTGGGAGTTCCGTCAAATAACCGACTCTCGGCCAACGGTTTGAGCAGTGGATCCCAGGCCTCGGAAACACCGCCTTCCGCCGTTTGTTTTTTCGTTACGGGAATGATGATAGCATCGGTATGCACCTGCCCGGATGATAAGCTGCCTTGTAATGTCCACTTCATGCGATCTTCTCCTCCTAAAAAAGAAAAAGCCATTCCATCGGAACAGCTGCTCTCGTATTTATTTCAGGCATGAATCGTACATTCTTATACTTCCGAAACGTCCAATTTAGGAAATGTAATCACAAACTCCGTCCCGCTACCAACCTGACTATCCACGGCAATCGAGCCACCATGATTTCTAATAATACTGTAACTCACGGATAATCCCAGCCCCGTTCCGCTCTCTTTCGTTGTGAAGAATGGATTGAACAGATGGTTCAATGTATTCTGATCCATGCCGCCACCGTTATCCGAAATGCAGATGTTGATATGTTTCCCCGTATCGCGGGCGGAAATATCAATTACTCCGGTGATATTCTCATCATGATGCTCATTAATCGCATCCAGGGCATTTTTAATAATATTCAGAATCACCTGTTTGATCTGCTTCACATCCACGGAAATAAACGCAGGTGGGGTCTTATCAGTGTGCAGAATAATTTGGCATCCCTTCATTAAGGCTTCACTTTCAGTTAGTAGAACGACTTCCTTCAATAAAGAGGATACGGACACAATCTTGGTTTCTGGAGCAGAGGGTTTGGAGGAATTTAGAAACTCATATATAATATCATTCGCACGATCAATCTCCGTAAGGATAATTCTGGCATATTCGTCCTTACCTAAGCTTACGAGATGTGGACGAAGCAGTTGGATGAAGCCACGGATGGAGGTCAGCGGGTTCCGTATCTCATGGGCAATGGATGCCGAGATCTTTCCCAGCATGGCCAGCTTATCGTTCTGATAAGCGGTTTGCTCAATTCGTTTGAAGTCAGATACATCCTTCACGCTGATCAGAAAATCGCCTTCCATCTGGTCCCCATAAGTCATGGTGATCAACCACGATCTGCCATATTCATCAACCAGTTCATGAAATCTCTTGCGATGGAATACCGTTTCCCGGAAAATGCGAAGTATTTTTCTCTTCTTGAATCTGGAGAGCTGGGGATGACGCAATAGTTGGGTCAGCGTACAGCCAGTCAGCGATTTACGGGATACACCTAATAATTTTGCCATCTGTACATTAACAAATGCCAACACACCGTCACTATCAAAGAGGATGATCCCGCTGTCGAGATTCTCCAGTATGTTCTCATACTTGTTCCTAATAAGCTGGCTGGAATGAAAAGAACGAATAGCCTGCAGCTCAGATTCACGGATTTGACTCAACAAGATGGCTCCCCCTTTTCTTGAAAAGTTGAACTCACCAAACCGACAAAAAACCTTGCAATAATCAGCTTGTCCGCCTTTGAATCAGAAGCAGCCCGAATCTGCTTCCTTCCATGATAGTCATCGAGACAAAGAAACGTCAATCAGAAATCCTGTCGAAAAATGGGAAATTGCATAAAAATACCATCCTTAGTTCTTATGTATTTCTGTTTATGTATTGTATCTAACACCTATTCCCAAACAACTAATATAATTATTACCCCCTTTGATTCCATTTGAAACATTAAAAAAGCCCCGAATATTCACGAGGCTTTATTAATTCCTGTTAAGGTTGCTTCTGGAGCCGGAGCCTGCGCTGACTCATCACGGCAAGTCGTCTTTTCAGTTCGCCCTGCCACTTCTCATCCTCCATCCATTTGGCAACCACCAGGAGATCTAACGACATATCAATCTGACTCTGAACCACCGTTAGCGGATCCTCCGACTCCCGGTTGACAACATTCTCAAAAATCGCGTCCTCATCTTCCATCACATAATCCTGAAAATCCACCTGGGATGCTCCGTCACCATGGGCATATTCGGCTAATATTTCATACTCATTCTCAACCCGATGGTGTACTTCGACGCGATGGCAGACCGGACAAGACAGCAGGGGAACATTATGTACTTGAGTGCGATAATGCTTCAGTGTACCCTTTGTACCCATCATACTAGCCCCACAGCAAAAACTCATATCGTTCACCCTCCTTTTGTGGATTCTCAACCGTTTCAAAATATTGTATTCGCTTTCACTCCCACTAATTCCTTCATGAAAAAAACCTCGATTAAAAATTTAGGCACGATTCCCTATGCTTAAGTCTGTAAGCCTATATATTTATTATATATCAACGCAAGAGCGGTTCTCTAAACAAGAGTCTTCCCCGATTTCATCCAATAAAAACAGAGGTGAAAAAACCCCCATTACCTGCACATAATGTCAGATAATGAGGGTTGCCTTAACTTTAACGAAATGGAATTACAGGTTGCTGTCGCCTGGTTTCCAGTTCATTGCGCACAATCCGCCGGATTGAAGTGCTTGGAGAACGCGAAGCGTTTCTTCTACACTGCGGCCTACGTCGTTATGGTTAACAACTTGATATTTCAATTCGCCTTCTGGATCGATGATGTACAAGCCGCGCAGAGCAACGCCTTCTTCTTCGATCAGAACACCATAGTCTCTTGCTACATTTTTGGTGATGTCGGAAGCCAGTGGGAAGTTCAATGCTCCCAGACCATTAGCTTCTTTAGCTGTGTTGATCCAAGCTTTGTGGCTGTGGATAGAGTCAACACTTACACCCAGAATTTCAGTATCCAATGCTTTGAATTGATCGTAAGCATCGCTGAGAGCCGTGATTTCAGTTGGACATACAAAAGTGAAATCAAGCGGATAGAAGAAGAATACGAGCCATTTGCCGCGGTAGTCGGACAGGCTTACTTTACCAAAATCTTTACCGTCTCCTGATACAGTTTCCATTGTAAAATCAGGAGCCGCTTTACCAACCAAACGTTCTGCCATGATTGAATTCCTCCTTAACATATGTAAGAAAATACGAGTATTTTCTACATGCTATGTTCCTATGAACATTTAATAGAAATGTTATCATTGAGGCTAATCAAAGTCAAGATTGTAAAGGTTACTTTATTATAATTATTATAAATAAGGAGTTTCTTTGAACGAATGCTTCTTCTATTAACGGATAGCCGCGGCGATCAAATCGCCCATTTCTGTCGTGCTGAGCGCCTTGCTCTTATCCACCGCAATGTCAGCTGTCCGATGTCCGGCATCAAGCACCTCGGCAACAGCACGTTCAATTGCGTCTGCCGCATCCTCGTAGCCGAACGTGAGGCGGTACATCAGCGCGACGGAAAGAATCGTTGCAATTGGGTTTGCCAAGCCTTGACCGGCAATGTCCGGTGCCGAACCGTGTACCGGCTCGTACAGACCGAAAGCTCCTTCACCCATGGATGCGGATGCCAGCATGCCGATGGAACCTGTCAGCATCGCTGCTTCATCGCTTAGAATATCGCCGAACATGTTCTCGGTTACGATCACGTCAAAGCTGGACGGACGACGCAGCAGCTGCATCGCGCAATTGTCTACCAGCACATGCTCCAGCTCCACATCCGGATATTCAGGAGCGATGCGGTTTACCGTTTCGCGCCACAAGCGGGACGTTTCCAGCACGTTCGCTTTATCGACAGAAGCCAGCTTCTTCCGGCGCTTCTGTGCAATCTCGAAGGCTTGATGAACGATGCGCTCTACCTCCGCCGTGTTGTATACACAGGTATCTACCGCTTCTTCCCCACCAGCACCTTCGCGTCTGAACTTCTCGCCGAAGTATATGCCTCCTGTCAGCTCACGAACGACCATCAAGTCGGTACCTTCGAGAACTTCAGGCTTCAATGTGGACGCATCTTTCAAGCAATCGAAAATGACAGCCGGACGCAGGTTGGAGAACAAGCCAAGCTCTTTACGGATGCCAAGCAATCCGGTTTCCGGACGAAGCTCCTTCGAATTGTTGTCCCATTTCGGTCCGCCCACCGCACCCAGCAATACAGCATCAGCACTTTTACATACATTCAGCGTTTCTTCTGGCAGCGGCGTCCCTTTCTCATCAATGGCAATGCCGCCAAACAGCGCATGTTCCGTTGTAAATGAATATCCGAACACCTCTTCAGTACGTTTAATGATCTTCTCCGCTTCCGCCACTACTTCAGGGCCGATGCCGTCTCCGGCAATTACCGCGATTTTTTTCGTTTCTGCCATTCTTCGTCACTCCTTATTTATATATACACTGGTCGTATTTAATCATCTAGTTACTGTTGTAACATACTTTCCCCTCGATTGACCAAGATATAGAAACTATGAACTTAATTCGTTTTGCCTATAAGTAGGGGGAATGTGGTCAGGGAGAAAACGGCTTCGAAGACTTAATGTGAAGCTCAAAGACTTAATGCAAAGCTTCGAAGGACTTAATGCAAAACTTCGAAGGACTTAATGTGGGAGGCTCCAAGTACGTATCGTTCCTCCAATCGCTGTTGTCGCCGAATTTCTGGATTGTATTTTAGGGGTTGAAATTCGGCTCCAAAGGCGACCGCTTCGCTTTTCCGGAATCGATTCGTCCTCTCCGCTGCTTTGAAGCCGAACGGATTAGCAGGTTCAATGGAGAAGAGCGAATCTCCCTGACCACAAGGGTTGTGGGAATTTGAAGAGCCGCCCTATGCATAAAGCATGGGGCGGCTCTTCAAGGTAACATCTTGTTGGGAGCTCTTTGACTCCTAGACTTTCTTTTTTCTGCTTGTCTGCTACTTGTGTCTTGCTCCCGCTACTTGGTCCTGTTCCATGCTCCTGCTGCTTGTCTCTGCTTCTTTCTTCTTGCTGCTTTATTTTTGCTCCTGCTACTTGAGTCTTCTCCCGCTACTTGATCCTGTTCCATGCTCCTGCTGCTTGATTTGCTGCTTGTTTCTGCTTCTTGCTTCTTTAAAATTAAGTTCTCCCACGTCATTAGTTACATTTTTCTGCCAATACGCTACAATAGGGGTGAATTTGTCTTATACCCTAAACGACCAAGGAGTGATCATTGATTATGCAGTACACTGCTCTAGGTAAATCCGGTATGAAAGTAAGTCGTTTATGTCTGGGGACGATGAATTTCGGTCCTGCCACGGATGAAAAGGAAGCCTTCCGCATCATGGATGCAGCGCTTGACGCCGGCGTCAACTTCTTCGATACGGCCAATGTCTACGGCTGGGGCGAGAACTCCGGGCTGACTGAAACCATTATCGGACGCTGGTTTAATCAAGGCGGGGGGCGCCGCGAGAAAGTCGTTTTGGCAACCAAATTCTACGGCTCCATGAGTGATCCTCTGGATGGCCCCAACAATGAAGCCGGACTATCAAGCTATAAACTTCGTCGTCATCTCGAAGCATCGCTCAAGCGTCTGCAAACGGATCATATCGAGCTGTACCAAATGCATCACGTGGATCCTTCCGTTTCATGGGACGAGCTGTGGGGAGCTTTTGAGGTTGCGGTTCATCAAGGAAAAATCGGATATGTCGGATCCAGCAACTTCGCGGGCTGGCAGATTGCGGTTGCGCAAGCCGCGGCCCAAAGCCGTCACTTCCTGGGCCTCGTTTCCGAGCAGCATAAATACAGCCTGACTTGTCGATTGCCGGAGCTAGAAGTGCTTCCAGCTTCGCAGCAGCTCGGACTCGGCGTTATTCCATGGAGCCCGCTGGACGGGGGACTGCTGGGACGCAATGCGCTTAAGAAAATAGAAGGCACACGCAGCGGAGGCAATGCGGAACGCGTGGAGAAGCATCGCACGCAGCTGGAACAGTTCGCGGCACTCTGCCAGGAGCTGGGCGAACCGCAGGACAATGTCGCCCTTGCCTGGGTACTTAAGAACCCGGCGGTTACGGGACCGATTATCGGACCGCGCACGCTGGAGCAATTCGAAAGCTCCCTGCGCTCGCTTGAGATTGAACTCGATGAAGCCGTGATGAAGCGTCTGGATGAAATCTTCCCGGGTCCGGGCGGCGCGGCTCCGCAGGCCTACGCCTGGTAAGATTCGGATTCCGCTTCGATGCCCAAATGAAATGCTGTCTTATCTCGTTGATCAGCTGCATCAAGCCGGTATCGGCGCACTGCAATGAGGCGTTAAGAGCTCGGTGCAAGTGTCTTGATACCAGCATTACACGTCTAGCCAACAGTTTAATAAAACAATTAAAAGAGGAGCCGCTTTAACAGCGGCCCCTCTTTTTCATGGTAAGCTCCTTTAGCGCTCACACTGCGATCAGAGCTCCCATCACGCCAAGTATGGATTACAGCGTAGCGCGCTCGCGCTGGCTGAACGTTTTGCGTTTCTCGATCAGGACGTTAACGGCATCCACGTAAGCTCGTGCACTCGCCTCCAAAATGTCCGTGCTCAAGCCGCGGCCTTGTGCTGCCACGTCGTTCTGCGACAGCACCACATGCACCTCGCCTTGAGCATCCTTGCCATGCGTAACCGACTTGATGGAATAATCCGCAAGCGTAACCTCTTCTCCGGTCACCTTGTCGATCGCGTTATAGATCGCGTCCACGGAACCGTTGCCTTCGGCCTCTCCCTCAATCGTCTGCTCCGCAGTCGCAATACGAACCCGCGCCGTCGGCGTAGATTCATTGCCGTAAGCAACAAAGATTGTTTCCAGCTTGAACACTTCCGGCGTATCGATCAGTTTCTCTTCCAGCAGAGCCAGCAGATCCTCATCGGATACTTCCTTCTTCTTGTCGGCCAGCACTTTGAATTTGGCGAATGCATCATTCACCTGTTCTTCGCTCAGCTCATAACCCAGATCCAGCAGCTTCTCCCGGAAAGCATGGCGGCCGGAGTGTTTGCCTAACACCAGCTTGCTTTCTTTGAGCCCGATGGACTCCGGCGTCATAATTTCGTAGGTCGTCTTCTCTTTCAGCATGCCGTCCTGATGAATGCCCGATTCATGAGCGAATGCGTTCGCGCCGACAATCGCTTTGTTGCCCGGTACAACCATACCGGTCAGCTTGCTCACAAGGCGGCTCGTGCG
Above is a window of Paenibacillus sp. FSL K6-1330 DNA encoding:
- a CDS encoding ATP-binding protein, with amino-acid sequence MLSQIRESELQAIRSFHSSQLIRNKYENILENLDSGIILFDSDGVLAFVNVQMAKLLGVSRKSLTGCTLTQLLRHPQLSRFKKRKILRIFRETVFHRKRFHELVDEYGRSWLITMTYGDQMEGDFLISVKDVSDFKRIEQTAYQNDKLAMLGKISASIAHEIRNPLTSIRGFIQLLRPHLVSLGKDEYARIILTEIDRANDIIYEFLNSSKPSAPETKIVSVSSLLKEVVLLTESEALMKGCQIILHTDKTPPAFISVDVKQIKQVILNIIKNALDAINEHHDENITGVIDISARDTGKHINICISDNGGGMDQNTLNHLFNPFFTTKESGTGLGLSVSYSIIRNHGGSIAVDSQVGSGTEFVITFPKLDVSEV
- a CDS encoding TetR/AcrR family transcriptional regulator; the protein is MASPDHSNDTKEKILQTTLDVIKREGFDSVTIRKIASRSDANIALVNYYFGSKDKLINEAIKGLLIGFRDTFDVLDHVSVPPKERLKLFLTRYVQVIQQYPELVLHTIAAGSAMFASQHEYGEFLQATGFHKLQKVFTEITGEKRPDSLMMMVTQIFGAIFLPALMKPLLESGAGVKPAPIDRQIDFLFERYFPEHGEAKERGK
- the abc-f gene encoding ABC-F type ribosomal protection protein encodes the protein MTMILKAKDISMELQGRPLFEDIQLEVAEGERIALYGRNGTGKTTLLSILAGELEPTSGVVEAILPRERWGWLRQQDEPDEIDRSAIDTVRSRSHPSLWQLKLQLAGVEQQMNGGSPVEMEPLLEQYGNLLERYESQNGFQWETEVEKAMTMLGIGPEVWPVSYRELSGGQKTKVMLSGLLVSAPKFLLLDEPTNHLDSESLVWLEQWLVSSYKGTVLFVSHDREFIDRVATSVCELTSEELRRYRGGYTDYRREKERELREQETLYRKQELARKALEESIRRYEEWFHKAHNAAGDVNDVKITASFYKAKAKKNISRYHAKEKALERLEAERVDKPRSGPKLNMELEGEAFGGRTLIQVKDICFGYEDQPLFNKLTFYLNRGDRLAVRGPNGSGKTTLLKLLLGEIEPQEGRITRNPSVKIGYFSQELEGLEPETTLLDSLLVIPGMTESRARTLLGSFLFRRDDVFKKMGQLSMGEKCRTAFLKLYFSGAHLLVLDEPSNYLDVDTREVIEQVLVSFPGAIALVSHDRYLVRKIANRLLTLKPGGAPVWFEGSVDEEEEQASRTGVIRGNTEKDNRRMELEYRIQELLGLSAEDFEAGDEASWLAEIRELRAELTRLQSE
- a CDS encoding leucyl aminopeptidase, translating into MKWTLQGSLSSGQVHTDAIIIPVTKKQTAEGGVSEAWDPLLKPLAESRLFDGTPNRSFVWPESIEGESRLLIWLGRPEGILTSEQLRLLSAQAGKAAVKSGVRSAAIQIPNTMVNFTAEQTPQDAAQALTEGFILGSYRKPHYKRDAAEQTNLEEILYYIEEDMDAEFEAGWTKGMSLGAAIGEATCLARDLTNLPGNMLLPEDLAQKALQVAKRNGFEAQVLDEEGLVEKGMGGLLAVGKGSIHPPRMIALRYQGRETWEDVIGLVGKGVTFDTGGVSLKRASGMEDMISDMGGAATVLGVMEALGRIRPRVNVVMVIPSAENVMSGSAFKPGDIVTTLSGRTIEVLNTDAEGRIVLADGVTYAKQLGASRLIDVATLTGAVVSALGDIATGAVTNDETFLQELITSSRRAGEKIWPLPSYPEFWDKLKSEVADLRNQTGREGGTITGGLFVGTFADGLPWVHFDIAGTAYLSKERGVDPKGATGVLVRTITDWILKQVQVVMD
- a CDS encoding aldolase catalytic domain-containing protein; this encodes MIKSSQTKIVDCTIRDGGLVNNWGFSVEFVQNLYAGLNEAGVDYMEIGYKNSPKLLKGADQAGPWRFLDDDFLREVIPHKGKTKLSALVDIGRVDEDDILSREESLLDLIRVACYIKDVDKALALVQTFHDRGYETTLNIMALSNVMENELLEAFELIKESVVDVVYIVDSYGSLDHKDMEYLVNKFKTHLPNKRLGVHTHNNMQMAFSNTLVAADLGVELLDASVYGMGRAAGNCPTELLVTHLKGTKYELRPVLDIIERYMIPLREKEEWGYIMPYMITGTLDEHPRSAMALRASEDKDKIVDFYDKLTTPEVTFDKK
- a CDS encoding peroxiredoxin, whose translation is MAERLVGKAAPDFTMETVSGDGKDFGKVSLSDYRGKWLVFFFYPLDFTFVCPTEITALSDAYDQFKALDTEILGVSVDSIHSHKAWINTAKEANGLGALNFPLASDITKNVARDYGVLIEEEGVALRGLYIIDPEGELKYQVVNHNDVGRSVEETLRVLQALQSGGLCAMNWKPGDSNL
- a CDS encoding HXXEE domain-containing protein, whose product is MKFLRDYWQDLGIVVAFFVCIGLLVNGSLMPEIEVILWLSFVAILVHQFEEYRWPGYFGGLFNGVIFRSEHPERYPLNTQSAMIINLGIAYLFYLLPVFVPHLIWLGLAPVFMGFFQFIWHGIFANIKARTIYNPGLGAVLLFHFPIGGWYIYHIVSYNLASAWDWILGSVYFVIAAYIFIIKGNMWLKDEHSPYSFSPKQLGPYNVSPNTVWVDDEI